Proteins found in one Streptomyces sp. CB09001 genomic segment:
- a CDS encoding phospholipase: protein MRTTTRTRTTLAALGAALALGVAAAPAQAAPADKPEVLASFTQTSASSQNAWLAADRNQSAWAAYEFDWSTDLCTQAPDNPFGFPFNTACARHDFGYRNYKAAGSFDANKSRIDSAFYEDMKRVCTAYTGEKNTACNSTAWTYYQAVKIFG, encoded by the coding sequence GTGCGCACCACGACCAGGACCCGGACCACACTCGCCGCCCTCGGTGCGGCGCTCGCCCTCGGCGTCGCCGCCGCGCCCGCCCAGGCCGCCCCCGCGGACAAGCCCGAGGTGCTCGCCTCCTTCACCCAGACCAGCGCGTCCAGCCAGAACGCCTGGCTCGCGGCCGACCGGAACCAGTCCGCCTGGGCCGCCTACGAGTTCGACTGGTCCACGGACCTGTGCACCCAGGCACCCGACAACCCCTTCGGCTTCCCGTTCAACACGGCTTGCGCCCGCCACGACTTCGGCTACCGCAACTACAAGGCGGCGGGCAGCTTCGACGCCAACAAGAGCCGCATCGACAGCGCCTTCTACGAGGACATGAAGCGCGTCTGCACCGCCTACACCGGCGAGAAGAACACGGCCTGCAACAGCACCGCCTGGACCTACTACCAGGCCGTCAAGATCTTCGGCTGA
- a CDS encoding histidine kinase, which yields MHRWQAVRRRIESLVRVLGSERPFTRRADLVLLLVLLVPSAFATGTLGTAPVAWLAACLLIAAAVVVQRTAPLLSLLLAALLTLFYPWFGANLWPAMATVVLSCLAGRRLTRLWPAHLVFLCVAVAGLLLVGTVGQGKDWLSLLMTEFVAGVLPWWAGNWWSQRSALTHAGWEHAEQLEWRQRYIADQARMKERARIAQDIHDSLGHELSVMALLAGGLELAPGLSEQHRESVGQLRERCTMATERLHEVIGLLREDPNPSLTPADESVAQLVRRFQRSGTPVRFQEDGARERPGTPLLSDLAAYRVVQEALTNAAKHAPGAPIDVRVTHTVDETVVSVVNERPEQGGSVPAAGSGSGLIGLDERVRLAGGTLRTGPRAGGFEVYARLPRGASSPSRSVEPPGPGTPGPTDGDDAAGGTGDGPVPGPATAGKEGRAAAGAADLPAASGPWRSASRAALLRTRARIRRDARRAALIPAVLGVAIVAFLGGLYVFTSATTSLAPEDYARIRVGETRADLAPVLPERRIRKPPPVTSEPSVPAGTTCEYYRASSGLLDFGGAMYRLCFKDDVLMAKDTL from the coding sequence ATGCACCGATGGCAGGCCGTGCGCCGACGAATCGAATCGCTTGTACGGGTCCTTGGTTCCGAGCGCCCGTTCACCCGGCGCGCCGATCTCGTGCTGCTGCTCGTGCTGCTCGTGCCCTCCGCGTTCGCCACCGGGACGCTCGGGACCGCGCCGGTGGCCTGGCTGGCCGCGTGCCTGCTCATCGCGGCCGCGGTCGTGGTGCAGCGCACCGCACCACTGCTGTCCCTGCTGCTCGCGGCGCTGCTCACGCTGTTCTATCCGTGGTTCGGGGCGAACCTGTGGCCCGCGATGGCGACGGTGGTGCTGAGCTGCCTCGCGGGCCGCAGACTGACCCGGCTGTGGCCCGCGCACCTGGTGTTCCTCTGCGTCGCCGTGGCCGGGCTCCTGCTGGTGGGCACCGTCGGCCAGGGCAAGGACTGGCTGAGCCTGCTGATGACCGAGTTCGTCGCCGGTGTGCTGCCCTGGTGGGCGGGCAACTGGTGGAGCCAGCGCAGCGCGCTGACCCACGCCGGCTGGGAGCACGCCGAGCAACTGGAGTGGCGCCAGCGCTACATCGCCGACCAGGCCAGGATGAAGGAGCGGGCCAGGATCGCGCAGGACATCCACGACTCCCTGGGCCACGAGCTGAGCGTGATGGCCCTGCTCGCCGGCGGCCTGGAGCTGGCCCCCGGGCTGTCGGAGCAGCACCGGGAGTCGGTGGGCCAGTTGCGGGAGCGCTGCACGATGGCCACCGAGCGGCTGCACGAGGTGATCGGGCTGCTGCGGGAGGACCCCAATCCGTCGCTGACCCCCGCCGACGAGTCCGTCGCCCAGCTCGTGCGCCGCTTCCAGCGGTCCGGTACGCCGGTCCGGTTCCAGGAGGACGGGGCCCGGGAGCGGCCGGGCACGCCGCTGCTGTCCGACCTCGCGGCCTACCGGGTGGTGCAGGAGGCGCTGACCAACGCGGCCAAGCACGCGCCGGGCGCCCCCATCGACGTACGGGTGACGCACACCGTGGACGAGACGGTGGTGTCGGTCGTCAACGAGCGGCCGGAGCAGGGCGGAAGCGTCCCGGCGGCCGGGAGCGGGTCGGGGCTGATCGGCCTCGACGAGCGCGTCCGGCTCGCGGGCGGCACGCTGCGCACGGGCCCGCGGGCGGGCGGCTTCGAGGTGTACGCGCGACTGCCGCGCGGCGCCTCCTCGCCGTCGCGGTCCGTCGAACCGCCGGGTCCTGGCACGCCGGGGCCGACCGACGGGGACGACGCGGCCGGTGGCACGGGCGACGGCCCGGTGCCCGGCCCCGCGACGGCCGGGAAGGAGGGGCGGGCCGCGGCCGGCGCGGCGGACCTGCCCGCCGCCTCCGGGCCGTGGCGCAGCGCCTCCCGGGCCGCGCTGCTGCGCACCCGGGCCCGGATCAGGCGGGACGCCCGGCGGGCCGCGCTGATCCCGGCGGTGCTCGGCGTCGCCATCGTGGCGTTCCTCGGCGGGCTCTACGTCTTCACCTCGGCGACCACGTCCCTCGCCCCCGAGGACTACGCCCGGATCCGGGTGGGCGAGACCCGCGCCGATCTGGCGCCCGTGCTGCCGGAGCGCCGGATCAGGAAGCCGCCGCCGGTCACCTCCGAGCCGTCCGTCCCGGCCGGCACGACCTGCGAGTACTACCGGGCGAGCAGCGGTCTGCTCGACTTCGGCGGCGCCATGTACCGGCTGTGCTTCAAGGATGATGTCCTCATGGCCAAGGACACGCTCTGA
- a CDS encoding ATP-binding cassette domain-containing protein, giving the protein MITLDRLTKRYGDKTAVSDLSFEINPGKVTGFLGPNGAGKSTTMRMIVGLDAPTSGRALVGGKRYEELRHPLREVGALLDARAGHPGRSARHHLLGLARSNGIPASRVGEVLQTVGLSEVANKRIGSFSLGMGQRLGIAAALLGDPKVLLFDEPVNGLDPDGVRWVRELMRSLAAEGRTIFVSSHLMSEMQETADHLLVIGRGKIIADAPIEEVIAGSSLTAVRVRTPQPDVLRRELLEFGLRVEPNADSAPDELLVVGGTLEEIGDLAFHHRVPIHELSMRKASLEQAYMELTAASVEYGSPALSQVTEVPDHQKA; this is encoded by the coding sequence ATGATCACTTTGGACCGACTGACCAAGCGGTACGGCGACAAGACGGCCGTCTCGGACCTCTCGTTCGAGATCAATCCGGGAAAGGTCACCGGATTCCTCGGCCCGAACGGCGCGGGAAAGTCGACGACGATGCGCATGATCGTCGGTCTGGACGCGCCCACCTCGGGGCGGGCCCTGGTGGGCGGCAAGCGCTACGAGGAGCTGCGGCACCCGTTGCGGGAGGTCGGTGCGCTGCTCGACGCCCGCGCCGGCCACCCCGGCCGTTCGGCCCGGCACCACCTGCTCGGTCTGGCCCGCAGCAACGGGATCCCGGCGTCCCGGGTCGGCGAGGTCCTTCAGACCGTGGGCCTGTCCGAGGTGGCGAACAAGCGCATCGGCTCCTTCTCCCTCGGTATGGGCCAGCGGCTCGGGATCGCCGCCGCCCTGCTGGGCGACCCCAAGGTGCTGCTCTTCGACGAGCCGGTCAACGGACTGGACCCGGACGGTGTGCGCTGGGTCCGCGAGCTGATGCGGTCCCTCGCGGCGGAGGGCAGGACGATCTTCGTGTCCAGTCACCTGATGAGCGAGATGCAGGAGACCGCCGACCACCTCCTGGTCATCGGCCGCGGAAAGATCATCGCGGACGCGCCGATCGAGGAGGTCATCGCGGGCAGCTCGCTGACCGCCGTACGGGTGCGGACCCCGCAGCCCGACGTGCTCAGGCGGGAGCTGCTGGAGTTCGGGCTGCGCGTCGAGCCGAACGCGGACTCCGCGCCCGACGAACTCCTCGTCGTCGGCGGCACCCTGGAGGAGATCGGCGACCTCGCCTTCCACCACCGCGTTCCGATCCACGAACTCAGCATGCGCAAGGCCAGCCTGGAACAGGCGTACATGGAACTCACCGCCGCGAGCGTGGAGTACGGCTCTCCCGCGCTCTCCCAGGTCACCGAAGTCCCGGACCACCAGAAGGCGTAA
- a CDS encoding PLP-dependent aminotransferase family protein produces the protein MTTTPARTDRDGVLARTALHPSLSAPLLDTMNFLNEVTLRYPQAISFAPGRPYEGDFDVARVPGYIETYLDHLRERGHSEERVRTALYQYGETAGQIRDIVARMLEVDEDLTVDPASVVVTVGCQEAVLLTLRALFTGPDDVLLVDSPAYVGITGAAGLLDIPVVPVPGTTDGPSPEGLERTVREIEASGRRARCLYVVPDCSNPTGVSMRREARTALLDTAARLDLLLLEDNPYGVFSRVRRPTLKSLDTERRVVYLGSFAKTAFPGARVGFVVADQLVAGAEGRPPGLLAHELAKVKSMVTVNTPTLSQAAVAGLLLQNGGGLRAANEASARHYQSTMRCLRDTLAAELPPGSPESDGVRWNDPDGGFFLTLDVPFEADEAALDVSAEKYGVIWTPMRHFHLDDAGDRQIRLSCSYLTTDRAAEGATRLARFVKDRAPSNG, from the coding sequence ATGACCACCACCCCAGCGCGCACGGACCGGGACGGCGTCCTGGCGCGGACCGCCCTGCACCCCAGCCTCTCCGCCCCGCTGCTCGACACGATGAACTTCCTCAACGAGGTGACCCTCCGCTACCCGCAGGCGATCTCCTTCGCCCCGGGGCGCCCCTACGAGGGGGACTTCGACGTCGCACGCGTCCCCGGGTACATCGAGACCTACCTCGACCACCTGCGCGAGCGCGGCCACTCCGAGGAACGCGTCCGCACCGCGCTCTACCAGTACGGCGAGACCGCCGGGCAGATCAGGGACATCGTCGCCCGCATGCTGGAGGTGGACGAGGACCTGACGGTCGACCCCGCCTCCGTGGTGGTGACGGTCGGCTGCCAGGAGGCCGTCCTGCTCACCCTGCGCGCGCTGTTCACCGGACCGGACGACGTGCTCCTCGTCGACAGCCCCGCCTACGTCGGCATCACCGGCGCGGCCGGCCTGCTGGACATCCCCGTCGTACCGGTGCCCGGCACCACCGACGGACCGAGCCCGGAAGGGCTCGAACGCACCGTCCGGGAGATCGAGGCGAGCGGCCGGCGCGCCAGGTGCCTGTACGTCGTGCCCGACTGCTCCAACCCGACCGGCGTCAGCATGCGCCGCGAGGCCCGCACCGCCCTGCTCGACACCGCCGCGCGGCTGGACCTTCTCCTCCTGGAGGACAACCCCTACGGGGTCTTCAGCCGGGTGCGCCGTCCCACCCTCAAGTCCCTCGACACCGAACGGCGCGTCGTCTACCTCGGGTCCTTCGCGAAGACCGCCTTCCCGGGCGCCCGCGTCGGCTTCGTCGTCGCCGACCAGCTCGTGGCCGGCGCGGAGGGGCGGCCGCCCGGTCTGCTCGCCCACGAACTGGCCAAGGTCAAGAGCATGGTCACCGTCAACACCCCCACCCTGAGCCAGGCCGCGGTCGCCGGACTGCTGCTGCAGAACGGCGGGGGACTGCGGGCGGCGAACGAGGCCTCGGCCCGCCACTACCAGTCCACGATGCGGTGCCTGCGGGACACCCTCGCCGCCGAACTGCCGCCCGGTTCACCGGAGTCCGACGGAGTGCGGTGGAACGATCCCGACGGCGGGTTCTTCCTGACCCTCGACGTGCCCTTCGAGGCGGACGAGGCCGCGCTGGACGTCTCCGCGGAGAAGTACGGCGTCATCTGGACGCCGATGCGCCACTTCCACCTGGACGACGCGGGCGACCGGCAGATCCGGCTGTCGTGCAGTTACCTCACCACCGACCGCGCCGCCGAGGGGGCGACGCGGCTGGCCCGCTTCGTCAAGGACCGGGCGCCGTCTAACGGTTGA
- the hppD gene encoding 4-hydroxyphenylpyruvate dioxygenase: MPPSDIAYAELYVADDREASGFLVDSLGFVPLAVAGPATGTHDRRSTVLRSGEVTLVVTQALAPDTPVARYVERHGDSIADLAFGCDDVRSCFDRAVLAGAEALQTPTPSHRAGQDAWFATVSGFGDIRHTLVPAGGGDGAGLLPPDRDWALLPAATGRTGPRPLLDHVAVCLESGTLRSTAEFYEAAFDMPYYSSEYIEVGEQAMDSIVVRNAGGGITFTLIEPDDTRVPGQIDQFLSAHDGPGVQHLAFLVDDIVDSVRSLGNRGVAFLSTPGAYYDLLTERVGAMADAIEDLRATNVLADRDEWGYLLQIFTRSPYPRGTLFYEYIQRNGARGFGSSNIKALYEAVEREREVAGR, encoded by the coding sequence ATGCCGCCCAGTGACATCGCGTACGCCGAGCTGTACGTCGCGGACGACCGGGAGGCGTCCGGCTTCCTCGTCGACAGCCTCGGTTTCGTCCCCCTGGCGGTGGCGGGCCCCGCCACCGGCACCCACGACCGCCGGTCCACCGTGCTGCGCAGCGGTGAGGTCACGCTCGTGGTCACCCAGGCGCTGGCGCCGGACACCCCGGTCGCCCGGTACGTGGAGCGGCACGGCGACTCCATCGCCGACCTCGCCTTCGGCTGCGACGACGTGCGCTCCTGCTTCGACCGCGCGGTCCTCGCCGGCGCCGAGGCGCTGCAGACCCCGACGCCCTCCCACCGGGCGGGCCAGGACGCGTGGTTCGCCACCGTCTCCGGCTTCGGGGACATCCGGCACACCCTGGTCCCGGCGGGCGGCGGGGACGGCGCGGGGCTGCTGCCGCCCGACCGGGACTGGGCGCTTCTCCCGGCCGCCACGGGCCGCACGGGGCCGCGGCCCCTCCTCGACCACGTGGCCGTCTGCCTGGAGTCCGGCACGCTGCGGAGCACCGCCGAGTTCTACGAAGCGGCCTTCGACATGCCCTACTACTCCTCCGAGTACATCGAGGTGGGCGAGCAGGCGATGGACTCCATCGTCGTGCGCAACGCCGGCGGCGGCATCACCTTCACGCTCATCGAGCCGGACGACACCCGGGTGCCGGGCCAGATCGACCAGTTCCTGAGCGCCCACGACGGGCCCGGCGTCCAGCACCTGGCCTTCCTGGTGGACGACATCGTCGACTCGGTCCGGTCGCTCGGCAACCGCGGCGTGGCCTTCCTGAGCACCCCGGGCGCCTACTACGACCTGCTCACCGAGCGGGTCGGCGCGATGGCCGACGCCATCGAGGACCTGCGCGCGACCAACGTCCTCGCGGACCGCGACGAGTGGGGCTACCTGCTGCAGATCTTCACCCGCTCGCCCTACCCGCGCGGCACCCTCTTCTACGAGTACATCCAGCGCAACGGCGCCCGGGGCTTCGGCAGTTCCAACATCAAGGCCCTGTACGAGGCCGTCGAGCGGGAGCGGGAAGTGGCCGGCCGATGA
- a CDS encoding ABC transporter permease subunit, whose product MTTTTVPKLVGPVKGGGFKGAVAFEWTKFWSVRATWWNLAVGLLLTVGFAAMVGASADASAKKGVDVTMPAPHHASQAFLISQLTIVVLATLVLTSEYSSGSIRTTLQSVPARGRMLRSKTLVVAAVVVAAGIVFSLLGTLVAAPLMGHYGDYSSGQLFGTALGAGVYLALLAVMAIGLGTVLRSAAGTITTLIMILLALPQLMGVVGAKWLETASDYMPSVAGTVLLTQDSDPYGAGTALLVLLLWALAAYAAGTAVLRRRDA is encoded by the coding sequence ATGACTACTACAACCGTCCCCAAGCTCGTCGGTCCCGTGAAGGGCGGCGGCTTCAAGGGCGCCGTCGCGTTCGAGTGGACCAAGTTCTGGAGCGTGCGGGCCACCTGGTGGAACCTGGCCGTCGGCCTGCTGCTCACCGTGGGCTTCGCCGCCATGGTCGGCGCCTCCGCCGACGCCAGCGCGAAGAAGGGCGTCGACGTCACGATGCCCGCCCCGCACCACGCCTCGCAGGCCTTCCTCATCTCCCAGCTGACCATCGTGGTCCTCGCCACCCTCGTCCTCACCAGCGAGTACTCCAGCGGCTCGATCCGCACCACGCTGCAGAGCGTGCCCGCGCGCGGCCGGATGCTGCGCTCCAAGACCCTGGTCGTCGCCGCCGTCGTGGTCGCCGCGGGCATCGTCTTCAGCCTGCTGGGCACCCTGGTGGCCGCGCCCCTGATGGGCCACTACGGCGACTACAGCAGCGGCCAGCTGTTCGGCACCGCGCTCGGCGCCGGGGTCTACCTGGCCCTCCTCGCCGTCATGGCCATCGGGCTCGGCACCGTCCTGCGCAGCGCCGCGGGCACCATCACGACCCTCATCATGATCCTGCTCGCGCTGCCCCAGCTGATGGGCGTCGTCGGCGCCAAGTGGCTGGAGACCGCCTCGGACTACATGCCGAGCGTCGCCGGTACCGTTCTGCTGACCCAGGACAGCGACCCCTACGGCGCCGGTACCGCGCTGCTGGTCCTCCTGCTGTGGGCGCTGGCCGCCTACGCCGCCGGCACCGCGGTCCTGCGCCGCCGCGACGCCTGA
- a CDS encoding prephenate dehydrogenase, which produces MRSVVIVGAGVIGRSVGLALRRHGVTTYLTDTDPEAALAGERCGAGFAAPPPRQADIAVLAVPPDQVAPVLAEHQKLGTARCYTDVSGVKVRLYREVRAHGCDLTSLVGGAPVVGGGGPVQPRADLFDGRPWALTPTESTGNLALNCALELVALCGAVSVLLDPETHDRAVALVSHAPHLVASLVAARLLGGDESAVRLAGQDLRDVTRTADANPERWARILTANAGPVADQLDDWAAEAQAMARELRDAARSGDTDGPVRLRETLRFGVAGRARIREPHIPSP; this is translated from the coding sequence ATGCGCAGCGTCGTCATCGTGGGCGCCGGTGTGATCGGCCGCTCCGTCGGGCTCGCGCTGCGGCGGCACGGCGTGACCACGTACCTGACCGACACCGACCCCGAGGCGGCGCTGGCCGGCGAACGCTGCGGGGCCGGCTTCGCGGCGCCACCGCCGCGGCAGGCCGACATCGCGGTGCTCGCGGTGCCGCCCGACCAGGTCGCGCCGGTGCTCGCCGAACACCAGAAGCTCGGCACGGCCCGCTGCTACACCGACGTCTCCGGCGTCAAGGTGCGGCTGTACCGGGAGGTCAGGGCGCACGGCTGCGACCTGACCTCCCTGGTCGGCGGCGCCCCCGTGGTCGGCGGCGGCGGCCCGGTCCAGCCGCGCGCCGACCTCTTCGACGGCAGGCCCTGGGCCCTCACGCCCACCGAGTCCACCGGGAACCTCGCCCTGAACTGCGCGCTGGAACTGGTCGCGCTGTGCGGGGCGGTCTCGGTGCTGCTGGACCCCGAGACCCACGACCGCGCCGTGGCCCTCGTCTCGCACGCCCCGCACCTGGTCGCGAGCCTGGTCGCCGCGCGGCTGCTCGGCGGCGACGAGTCGGCCGTACGGCTCGCCGGCCAGGACCTGCGGGACGTCACCAGGACCGCGGACGCCAACCCGGAACGCTGGGCCCGCATCCTGACCGCCAACGCCGGTCCCGTCGCCGACCAGTTGGACGACTGGGCGGCCGAGGCGCAGGCGATGGCCCGCGAACTGCGGGACGCCGCCCGGTCCGGGGACACCGACGGCCCGGTCCGGCTGCGGGAGACCCTGCGTTTCGGCGTGGCCGGACGTGCCCGTATCCGGGAGCCGCACATCCCTTCGCCCTGA
- a CDS encoding alpha-hydroxy acid oxidase encodes MTPAVRRPADPEGPAPADPGAVATVDPGAVAPGGSGAPAPGEAGSPAGGAGVRALEPLTLDDFARLAHGQLPAATWDFIAGGAGRERTLAANEAVFGAVRLRPRALPGIEEPDTSVEVLGSRWPAPVGIAPVAYHELAHPDGEPATAAAAGALGLPLVVSTFAGRSLEEVAHAASAPLWLQLYCFRDHETTLGLARRARDSGYQALVLTVDTPFTGRRLRDLRNGFSVPSHIVPANLTGTAAAGSASPGAHSRLAFDRRLDWSFVARLGVASGLPVLAKGVLTAPDAEAAVAAGVAGIVVSNHGGRQLDGAPATLEALPEVVSAVRGRCPVLLDGGVRTGADVLAALALGARAVLVGRPALYALAAGGAAGVRRMLTLLTEDFADTMVLTGHAATGTIGPDTLAPPYPGPPHPGPPHDGPPTAPRPAPHRDRSHG; translated from the coding sequence ATGACCCCCGCCGTCCGGCGCCCGGCGGACCCCGAGGGCCCGGCGCCCGCGGACCCCGGGGCGGTGGCGACCGTGGACCCCGGGGCGGTGGCGCCCGGGGGGTCCGGGGCGCCGGCACCGGGGGAGGCCGGGAGCCCGGCGGGCGGCGCCGGTGTCCGGGCGTTGGAGCCGCTCACGCTCGACGACTTCGCGCGGCTCGCTCACGGGCAACTGCCGGCCGCCACCTGGGACTTCATCGCGGGCGGCGCGGGGCGGGAGCGGACCCTCGCCGCGAACGAGGCCGTTTTCGGCGCCGTACGGCTGCGGCCCCGGGCCCTGCCCGGCATCGAGGAGCCGGACACCTCCGTGGAGGTGCTCGGCTCCCGGTGGCCGGCGCCGGTGGGCATCGCGCCGGTGGCCTACCACGAACTCGCCCACCCCGACGGCGAACCGGCGACCGCCGCGGCGGCGGGCGCGCTCGGACTCCCGCTCGTCGTCAGCACCTTCGCCGGCCGGAGTCTCGAAGAGGTGGCCCACGCGGCGAGCGCACCGCTGTGGCTCCAGCTGTACTGCTTCCGCGACCACGAGACCACCCTGGGCCTGGCCCGCAGGGCCCGCGACAGCGGCTACCAGGCGCTGGTGCTCACCGTCGACACCCCGTTCACCGGCCGCCGACTGCGCGACCTGCGCAACGGCTTCTCCGTCCCCTCCCACATCGTCCCGGCCAACCTGACCGGCACGGCGGCGGCCGGCAGCGCGAGCCCCGGCGCGCACAGCAGACTCGCCTTCGACCGCCGCCTGGACTGGTCCTTCGTGGCCCGCCTGGGCGTGGCGAGCGGCCTCCCGGTGCTGGCCAAGGGCGTGCTGACCGCACCGGACGCCGAGGCCGCGGTCGCGGCGGGCGTCGCGGGCATCGTCGTGTCCAACCACGGCGGCCGCCAACTCGACGGCGCACCGGCCACCCTGGAGGCGCTGCCCGAGGTGGTGTCCGCCGTGCGCGGCCGCTGCCCGGTCCTCCTGGACGGCGGCGTCCGCACCGGCGCCGACGTCCTGGCCGCCCTGGCGCTCGGCGCCCGTGCCGTCCTGGTCGGGCGCCCCGCGCTGTACGCGCTGGCGGCCGGAGGCGCCGCGGGCGTGCGCCGGATGCTCACCCTGCTGACCGAGGACTTCGCCGACACGATGGTGCTCACCGGCCACGCGGCGACCGGCACGATCGGCCCGGACACCCTGGCCCCGCCGTACCCCGGCCCGCCACACCCTGGCCCGCCGCACGACGGCCCGCCCACCGCGCCCCGACCGGCGCCGCACCGAGACAGGAGCCACGGATGA
- the absA2 gene encoding two component system response regulator yields the protein MIRVLLADDETIIRAGVRSILTTEPGIEVVAEAADGREAVELARRHRPDVALLDIRMPEMDGLTAAGEMRTTNPDTAVVVLTTFGEDRYIERALDQGVAGFLLKASDPRDLISGVRAVASGGSCLSPLVARRLMTELRRAPSPRSEVSGERTTLLTKREQEVLGMLGAGLSNAEIAQRLHLVEGTIKTYVSAIFTQLEVRNRVQAAIIAYEAGLVKDSDLNR from the coding sequence ATGATTCGCGTACTGCTCGCCGACGACGAGACCATCATCAGGGCCGGAGTTCGCTCCATCCTGACGACCGAGCCGGGCATCGAGGTGGTCGCCGAGGCGGCCGACGGGCGGGAGGCGGTCGAACTGGCCCGCAGGCACCGGCCCGACGTGGCCCTGCTCGACATCCGGATGCCGGAGATGGACGGCCTGACGGCCGCGGGTGAGATGCGGACCACCAACCCGGACACCGCGGTGGTCGTCCTCACCACCTTCGGCGAGGACCGGTACATCGAACGGGCCCTCGACCAGGGCGTGGCCGGGTTCCTGCTCAAGGCGTCCGACCCGCGGGACCTGATCTCCGGCGTACGGGCCGTGGCGTCCGGCGGTTCCTGCCTCTCCCCGCTGGTGGCGCGGCGGCTGATGACCGAGCTGCGCCGGGCCCCCTCACCGCGCTCGGAGGTGTCGGGGGAGCGCACGACGCTGCTGACCAAGCGGGAGCAGGAGGTCCTCGGCATGCTGGGGGCCGGGCTGTCGAACGCGGAGATCGCGCAGCGGCTGCACCTGGTCGAGGGCACGATCAAGACGTATGTCAGCGCCATCTTCACCCAGTTGGAGGTCCGCAACCGGGTGCAGGCGGCGATCATCGCGTACGAGGCGGGACTGGTGAAGGACAGCGACCTCAACCGTTAG